In Pseudobdellovibrionaceae bacterium, the following proteins share a genomic window:
- a CDS encoding SufE family protein yields MSNLTLRQKELIEEFSQLNSWENRYKRLIAIGKELPELPEEKKRDDYKVKGCQSQVWLLARLDDNKKIQFEADSDAMIVRGLVAILLRVYSDATPDEILSTPPDFVKEMGFEANLSPSRANGLISMIRQIMYYATAFRALLASQQA; encoded by the coding sequence ATGTCTAATCTTACTCTCCGTCAAAAAGAACTCATTGAGGAGTTCTCCCAGCTCAACTCTTGGGAGAATAGATACAAACGCCTGATCGCTATTGGCAAAGAACTCCCTGAGTTACCTGAGGAAAAAAAACGGGACGACTACAAGGTGAAGGGCTGCCAAAGTCAGGTATGGCTACTCGCCCGTCTCGATGATAATAAGAAAATTCAATTTGAGGCAGACAGCGATGCCATGATTGTACGGGGACTGGTCGCCATCCTATTGCGAGTCTATTCTGATGCCACTCCAGACGAAATACTCTCTACGCCGCCTGATTTCGTCAAAGAAATGGGTTTCGAGGCAAACTTGTCACCCAGCCGCGCCAACGGACTGATTTCGATGATTAGACAAATCATGTACTACGCCACGGCCTTTAGGGCCTTGCTGGCAAGCCAACAGGCCTAG
- a CDS encoding YebC/PmpR family DNA-binding transcriptional regulator — MGKGWKNASKVAMAAKKGAMFTKFAREIAVSAKLGGPDPASNSRLALAIAQAKAASCPKDTIERAIKKGAGIGDDGVTYEETAYEGFGPHQVGVIVECQTDNKNRTVTEIRNIFKKHGGQMGDSGSVAWMFDRVSLVEGKKEAVGDPEEEAIEAGANEVEGPSEEGTYSFYGVPEDLDNIRSTLSERGWEVTVAELSYKAKNITELNEEQTQEVLTFLEALDDNDDSHRVHATLP, encoded by the coding sequence ATGGGAAAAGGTTGGAAAAACGCAAGTAAGGTGGCAATGGCGGCAAAGAAGGGCGCCATGTTCACCAAGTTCGCCCGAGAAATCGCCGTATCGGCAAAACTAGGCGGGCCCGACCCAGCATCCAACTCCCGGCTTGCCTTGGCCATTGCCCAGGCAAAGGCGGCCAGCTGCCCAAAGGACACGATTGAACGGGCGATTAAAAAAGGGGCTGGTATCGGTGACGACGGTGTCACCTATGAAGAAACGGCCTACGAGGGATTCGGCCCCCACCAGGTGGGAGTGATCGTTGAATGTCAAACGGACAACAAAAATCGAACGGTCACGGAGATCCGCAACATCTTCAAAAAACATGGCGGCCAAATGGGAGATTCCGGAAGTGTTGCCTGGATGTTTGACCGCGTGAGCTTGGTTGAAGGGAAAAAAGAAGCCGTTGGGGACCCGGAGGAAGAAGCCATTGAGGCCGGAGCCAACGAAGTCGAAGGCCCGAGCGAAGAAGGAACCTATAGTTTTTATGGGGTCCCCGAAGATTTGGACAATATTCGCTCAACCCTTAGTGAGAGAGGCTGGGAGGTCACCGTTGCTGAGCTCAGTTACAAGGCCAAAAACATCACTGAACTTAACGAAGAGCAGACCCAAGAGGTGCTTACATTTTTGGAAGCTCTCGATGACAACGATGACTCTCACCGGGTACATGCGACCCTTCCATAA
- a CDS encoding rRNA pseudouridine synthase codes for MGEEKLRLSKLMASQGICSRREADDLISKGCVRVDGETITELGTKVLPSAKVTLSQKGKDLLGKKVTIILNKPIGYLSSPSDDPYPLAQKLILPTNQDRRDRSRNRFSPYHLKGLASAGRLDIDSKGLLILTQDGVLAKKIIGQESRIDKEYLVRVEGDITKAKLETLRFGLSLDDKPLKRAGVKELEPCLLQFVLLEGRKRQIRRMCEAVDLKVVSLKRVRVGRLKLGPLKEGQWRYLGKKEQV; via the coding sequence ATGGGTGAGGAAAAACTGAGGCTTTCCAAGTTAATGGCCAGTCAAGGAATTTGTTCCCGTCGTGAGGCCGACGACTTGATCTCCAAGGGCTGCGTACGTGTTGATGGAGAGACCATTACTGAACTAGGAACTAAAGTCCTTCCCTCGGCAAAAGTCACTCTCAGTCAAAAAGGCAAGGATCTTCTTGGGAAGAAAGTCACCATTATTCTCAATAAGCCCATTGGCTATTTGTCGTCACCATCGGATGACCCTTATCCTCTCGCCCAGAAGCTGATCCTACCTACCAATCAAGATCGTCGTGATCGTAGCCGCAACCGGTTTAGCCCCTATCATCTAAAGGGCCTTGCATCAGCGGGCCGCCTAGACATCGACTCTAAAGGCTTGTTGATTTTGACTCAAGACGGAGTGCTGGCGAAAAAGATCATTGGTCAGGAAAGTCGCATCGACAAAGAATACCTTGTACGTGTCGAGGGAGACATTACAAAGGCAAAATTGGAGACTCTTCGATTTGGTTTGAGCCTGGACGACAAACCGCTCAAACGAGCAGGAGTCAAGGAGTTGGAACCGTGCCTGTTGCAGTTTGTATTGCTTGAGGGGCGTAAAAGACAGATTCGGCGCATGTGTGAGGCGGTCGATCTAAAAGTGGTCTCCCTGAAGCGAGTTCGTGTTGGACGGCTGAAACTAGGCCCCCTTAAAGAGGGGCAATGGCGCTATTTGGGTAAGAAAGAACAGGTCTAA